Part of the Melospiza georgiana isolate bMelGeo1 chromosome 17, bMelGeo1.pri, whole genome shotgun sequence genome, TTTGGACAGTGGCTCCTGGACCATGAAGCGATTCAGGATAAATGATAACTTAATACCATCCTGTTAACACCCTCGTCCATCTTATCAAAGGTCATGATCTCACCATGACAGCTGGGCTTTGTGCTACTGAGGTCCTGGCTGATCAGGTTGCAAGGAGAGTGACAACTCCTTCAGTGCTTTGATTATCTTTGCCACCCCTTCCTTGGCCTTTAACTGAGGTATTTTTTCAAAGCTGGAAATAATGTGTGTCCAAAGCTGGCTAATCtgctggaaatatttatttccaagtTTACAGAAAGTATTAACACTGAGCAAGCAATttttctggattatttttcagCTGAGCTGGGGACCAGCCATTGCCATCCACTCCTGTTGTCAGTGCGGACATCAGGGAGTGAAGAGTTCAGCCCAGTCCCCTCAGCTGGTGCATTCTCCCTTCATCACAGACAGCTTTTGCTGGGCTTGTCAGGATGTGCCCCATTTGGTCTGGGGCCCATGGAGGGAGGTTTCTTTTCCCTGCCCcaaagagctgctgcagtgtctCTGTTCTCCTGGGCAGCAATCAGGGCAGGGgcctgcagagagctgcagggaggaggcagaagaggctgggcagctgcagcacatctgGTGCATGGGGTGGTGTGCCCACAATGGGATCAACGATCCTTCCAGATCTTCAGAAGGATCCCAAACCAACAAGTTCTGCCCTGGCAGCTTCCAGGTCAATGGCATCAGACTCTCAACAGAATCTTCCTGTTAAAGCACATCCCACCTCCAGCCCTCCGGAGCACTCTGAGCAGAGGTGATGGACTTGGAAGCAATTCCATGCCAGTTAGATAAGGACAGCATTTCCCAGTTAGGTGGTGTCTCTCCAAAGAGTCTGTCAGCCCAGGCTGTCTGTTAGGCTGTGATATTGATCAGGCTGTAGGCAAGTTGGATGGGAATGCTGGGCATGTCCTGGTGGCCTGGACAGGGAATATCCAGCTCTATTAATATCTCCACAGTCTGTCTTTACACTGGAAAATGTGCTGCCTGGTCCTTCATTTATCATAACACATGGCACATCCCCACACAGGGGCTtactgctcagcactgcagccctgaGAACTGCAGGAGTATGAGCAGCCAGGGGTGGCCAGTGTTTTGACAAGGTTTTCAGTCAGAACATCAATtttatttagaaggaaaaaagaaagaaaggtatTTTATCAGGGCATGACATCTCAGCCATGTCCTCATCCAGGCAGGATGAAAGGATGATGAACCACACCAggcacccagggctggctggatCTGCACCTACAGGTTGCTCAATGATTTACCTAACTCCTAATATCTCCAAGGAAATATTTGCAGTGGAAGTCACCAGAAACAAGACCTTGTTTGTTTTGCTCCCCACCAATTATTTTGGATGTCCCAAATGACATCACCTGcattttttctgctgtgaagCTCTATATATGAAGATCCTGGGTCCCCTTGATCTTCAGCAGACAGGGACATTGGCTGGAGAGAGAGCTTGGTCAGGTAAGAGCAAACTTATTCCTCAAAAAGTGTGCTCCTTGCTTCTGCCTCTGCAAACCCTCAGTGTTCCTTTGGGAGTGTTGGCCTTTTAACAAAAATTGTTATTCTTGCCTGCTGCTTGCCTGAATCCTGCTCTCAGAAGTAAATGGTGCCTTTCAGTGCAATTTTCTCCAGAAGAGATGTGCGTGTTCATTGGATTTGCAGCCCTTGCAGAAGAAAGGGTATTTCAGGGTTTTCATAAACAATTATCACTTCAATTATCTTTGGTATAACTCGATTATCTGCCATAGATTTCTAGCTAAGGTGAATTAGACCTCTCACACTTGTTTTGATCCCTTTTTGATGAgttatttacatttaaatagATTTGGAGCAATGAAGTTCATTTtgattctttaaaaaagaaaaataagctaCTTCAAGTTGTAGGTACCACAGAAGTATTTCAATGACATTGAAATATTAAAGTTTACTTTCTCTTTCTTACAATTCTATCAGGTGTTTCCATGCAGAAGGAAGCCTCAGAATCTGATATTTGTGCAGAAATCATGACATTCTCTCTGGAAGTTCTCTCCTTGCTCGATACATTCCGTGTATTTATACTCTGTAgatgttgttgtttttcttctagAGACAATCATGTTGTCAGAAATGTCTTGTTTTCCCCTTCTGTGGCACGCAGGATGTGTTTCTTGGAGAAATCCCCATCCAGGATGGATGAGTCCCAGATCGCACAGCTCAGTCATGCATtgctccccagcactgggggggTCACAGCAGGAGCATCCCAACCACCCTTTGCTCTCCCCTTGGCTGCTCTGGCCATCGGTCTTTGGAGTAACTGGTGCTGACACTCTGGTTCCGTCCGCAGGAAAGAGCCACCAGGAGTGTCACTGTCCATCATCACCATGTGATGAGGAGGCAGGACAGGTGCCAGCAGCCTCCTCCCCGGTTTTGTCTTCCCTGACAGGAGTTCCttctttctccctccctcctttctcctccctcccttctctttcctccctccatgggctggtgctccctctcccagcactgcactcATGGCAATCACTTCCCACAGCTACCAGGACCGAAGATGTCGGTGCTGTGGACTGTTGTCCTGCTCAACAGCCTGCTGATCCCTTCACAAGGATTTATAATCCCATTATCAGTTGCCAGACCAGATACGAATGGTAAGTGTATGTAAGAGACAGGATTTATCCTTCTTTTGAGGCCAGTTCTGCTCTTTTTGTCTCTTAATCATACTCAGAAAATCAGAAGCTGGTGCAGatctgcccagcagctgtggcaatGCAAGTAATTTACATTTATAAAGCAGTTTGGAGATGGCACTTCAGTTACTTTACAGAGGCTGGTGCCTCTTTTGTATGaagagggagaggggagggaagagaCAGGCTGGCACACCTTGTGTAGCTCACAGTGACCTCTGATTCTGTTCTTCAGGTTTTAAAGGTTCACCAGCCAAAGATGTTCCCCAGAGAGCTTCAAGTGGTCTCCTTGGTGGCAATCTGCTTGGTGGTCTCCTTGGGCAAAAAGGACTTGTTGGAGGTCTCCTTGGTGAAAACGGTCCTGTAGGTGGTCTCCTTGGAGAAAGAGGACTTGTTGGAGGTCTCCTTGGTGAAAATGGTCCTGTAGGCAGTCTCCTTGGGCAAAAAGGACTTGTTGGAGGTCTTCTTGGTGAAAATGGTCCTGTAGGTGGTCTCCTTGGAGAAAGAGGACTTGTTGGAGGTCTTCTTGGTGAAAACGGTCCTGTAGGCAGTCTCCTTGGGCAAAAAGGACTTGTTGGAGGTCTCCTTGGTGAAAACGGTCCTGTAGGCAGTCTCCTTGGAGAAAAAGGACTTGTTGGAGGTCTCCTTGGTGAAAATGGTCCTGTAGGTGGTCTCCTTGGAGAAAGAGGACTTGTTGGAGGTCTCCTTGGTGAAAACGGTCCTGTAGGCAGTCTCCTTGGAGAAAGAGGACTTGTTGGAGGTCTCCTTGGTGAAAATGGTCCTGTAGGTGGTCTCCTTGGTGGAAATGGTCTCCTTGGTGGAGATGGTCTTCTCAGTGGTCTCCTTGGCCAAGATGGTGTAGTTAGTGGTCTCCTTGACCAAGATGGCATCCTGGGTGGTCTCCTTGGCAAAGGTGGTGTTGTTGATGGTCTCCTTGGCAAAGATGGCCTTGTTGATACTCTCCTTGACACTGTCCTTGACCTTCTCATTGGCAAGAACGGTCTCCTCGGCAGGAACGGTCTCGTTGGCAGCCTCCTTGGCAAAAATGGTGAAGAACTCATTGGGTGAGTGCAAGTGGGAGATGGTgaccctgagcagcctggtgtgtCTGAGGCatgctggggaaaggaggaCCTGTTCTGGagcctgcacacacagggctccctccctccctccctcctctcctggggTGGGTTCATAAACGGGGGTTCATCTCTTGGGAGTGAACTCTGCCTGGCATCTCAGGGTGCTTTGTATGTCCCAAAAGCTGCTCCTGACTGGTGGGGATGCCTGATGACCCAGGGGGAAGAGGACCCCAAaagcacagctgcagtgctgggggctgaggggacagggctgtgcaaATGTGCTGTTCACTGCCTTTTTCCTTGTTGCAACCATCCAGACTGAGAATTGTGAACAACACCCTCCCCAAAATCAGTCTGCGCTCCCTGCCGGGCTTTGGGCACCAGGTGGACTTCAAGACGCAGCTGCTGGTAGAGAGCAGGTAGGGCATGTCCATCAGGGGATGGCTTGGGGCAGGGGGCACCATCTCTTTGGAGAGAAGATGGTCAGCAGTGTCCtgagctgcctgctgtgcttCCCCTGGGCAGCGTGCCGGGCCAGCCGCTGTGCCAGCAGGTGGAGGTGGATGCGACCATCCTGGTCCGGGACACTTGGACGCCTCACCAGAACGCTCTGAACTGCGAGACTGTTGACATAACCACCCATGTGAGGTAGGAATAAGGTGTGAGGGAACATCTGTGTGAGCAGGTGGCCCATGGCCAGCCTGTGGCTCTTGTGGCAGTGGGACACCCTGGTGCTGTAGGTCATTGATGGCAGCAGCTTTCTGCTTGGTGCCTTGAAGGTGATCTAGCTGTCGGGCTCAGAGGGGAACTGTTGAcctttttctaaaattttggctaagaaaagaacatttctggGTGTCGGGAACCTAGCGCTGGGCACTGAGTATGGACAATGCAAGCAAGGCCTCACATTTCTCCTGTGTGAGGTCTCCTTACTTTCCAGCACTAATCTTTGTCTCCTGCTATTTCCTATTTTCCTGTTACCAGACCCAGAGTGCCAGTTCTGGAAGAGCCTTTGAAACGCCTGCTCAGCAATACCCTGAATGATCTGGTTAGTCTGCAGAGCCACCTTCATGCACAGAGCCGGGTGGGCAGGCAGCATtttgggcagggcaggcaggaggccaGGCTGCCCCATGGATGTGGATATTTGCACAGCTGTGAGCTCAGCTGAGAGGtcagcctctcctcctgctgaaaggcagcaccagcaccagtgCCAGGCTCTTCTGGCAAACAGATTTCTGAGCAAGGCACTGGTTTAGCAGCCACTAACTCAGGTGAGACCCACGCTGGCTAAGAGGGGCGCTCACCCACAGGATGCTGAGTCCTGTGTGATGGAATGTgccccccagcactgcctgcagcagccctgcccacatGTGCAGCCCAGCCGAGCCCCCTGTCACTGTCTGTGTTGGTGCCATGTCACCCACTGGTGCAGCGGGTCCCAGGACCCCCTCActcccctctgcttccccagggctgcaACATCATCAACGCCAAGCTCAAGGTGTTGagctccctgctgggctccaggaacCGTAAGTTGACACCTcctgttttcctcctccctgtcaCATCCTGCCCTTAGCATTGCTTGGTTTTTTACATTTggtaaatacaaatatttttgtaattttctaAAGCCACATCTCCCAGCTCAACCCCAACATTCGGTTTCCCCGCCCCAGCAGTGGTATCCAGCTCTTCCAGCAGAAACTCACTACCGGAATTATTGCTTTTAGAAACAATACTGTTGCTGCAAAGTATTGTTTTCTAGTGGCTTTTCTagctgggaatgctgtgagTGGGAGCTGCTGATGGTTCCAGTATCTCCTGGGACCATGGGATTTGGCAGAATCCCTTGCCATTGCAGCTGAAGAGCTTTCTTCCCTGTGTTCACAGAGGTGCTCCCCCTCGGGGCCCTGGGGGACTTGCCCTCCTTCTCCATCCTCAGTGGGGATGCCATCCAGGTGGATCTGAATGTAAGTGCCACTGTGTTCCCTGCTCCCAAAACCTTTGACTTTGATTCATTGGAACATGGTGGATGTTTATCAAAGGCTACTCACATTTCAGCTGCCTTCAGGCTCTGTTCACAGGAAGGTTCTGATAAGTCTGCTCCAGCCACATCCCTGCTATTGCCACTGCTGGgtcttgtctttattttttgcCTGCTAATCCTTGATGGTTGCATGATCAAGAGTGGCTTGATGCTACTTAATTAAGCATAATTGTAGCACTCTCATAGTTTTTAATCAGAAAAGTTTAATTTCATACAGGAGCAGCAGTCACTGCTTGCAGGCATGTTCTGTTTATAAGTGGTTTGTCAAAGTTTGGTAATTGACAGGGACCAGAATCATGCATAAAATATCAGCAATGTGTGTTTCCAATCAGGATATGTGGCAGTGTTTCAGTGGGGAAGGTGCAGCAGATGCAGCCCTtgcctgtgccagagcagcctggagcagccctgtcTCATTTAATGCAGACAAACCTCATGGGAGGCTCTCCCCGAGGTGCCCAGTGCAGCCTCTGAGCCCCACCAAcgcccctccctgctctgtgccctgcagctcctgtctgAGAATGGCAGGGATGGTGTGACGTCCCCCACgcaggagctgcccctcagtgccagcctgcagctggccaccggccgccggccccggctcagcctctcccaggACACCCTCAGcgccctgctggagcagggccagggccagggcgcCCTCAACCTCAGCATCACCAGCTTGGCGGGCAGCAATTCCCCTCTGCAAGGCCAGGTCAGTGTCCTGCTTGCCCTTGGGTGCCCACCTTTGCCTGCTGTGTTTGTGGGGTCCAGCTGAGCCTGGTGTGGGCTTTGCCCAGCCCCTCCCGGGCAGCAATGACACCAGTGCTGTTCCCACAGGTGACCCAGAGCAGCTCGCTGACCGTGTCTGCCCTTTTCCCCTTCATCCCCCAGGTAAGTCACCTTCTCCATTGCATtggctccagcccctcactcaccccacccctgccctgacctcctctgtccctgcagctcagccgggccctccctggctccctgcccctggagctgcGTGTCCGAGTGAGGGATGAGCCAGTGGTGGCTGTGAGGGATGGAAGGGCCACTGTCACCCTCAGAGCCACTATTGACgtctccagccctgccctgcagaccccccAGGGGCTCCTGTTCTCCGTCGATGTGGTGAGTGAGCTCCTGGGGGATGAGAGGCCTGGAACAGGGCcatggctgaggctggagcactGCTGGCATCCCCATGGCTTGCCCTGCCCTTGGCCCTGCAGCGTTTGTGCTTTTGTATTTACTGCATCATCAAAGCGGTGATGCCCAGCCCTTTAAACAAGCTCATAACCAAGCACAAAGTGTAAGTGAAATGTTTCAGGAATAACACAAAATAAAGACAGGAAGGCAGGCCCTGGGGAGAGAGATACATGATGCCATCTGTCACGAAAATGTGGCTCCTCGGCACAGACAAGTGTTTTTTCTCAGAATGGGTAATTTACAAATACACTTTTCAGTcttgggagctgtgcaggggaATAACCTCATTTCTTTCATTGTTCCATTTCCAGGACATCGTTCTGAACATCACCCCATCAGTCTCTGATGGCAAACTGCAAACCTCCCTAGCTCTTGACAGGTAGAGCCCAGCTCTGCGGGTGGGGGGCTCTGTCTGGGGACAAATGGGGCTGGTGGGGGACAGTGACGTAGACATGGTAAAGATGTCAAGGGCTTCTGGAGCCTTcctgcctcctcccagccccaacCTCCGACCAACTGCGTGGTTGACATGATGAGAGAATTGTAAAAAAGTTGctctaattttaaaatcctgCATCTTTATGAGGGTGAGAAAACTTCCAGACCAAGAAAGGGCCTGGGGGAGGCTGCACCAACACACCCCAACTGTTCCTTGTTTTTATCTTTTGTAGCATCAACCTGACACGGTTCCCCCAAAGCCTTGATGCTGCCAGTGTAAGTGCATGCACTGGGTGGAGGTGCTGCAGTGAGTGATGCAATGGCCAGAGGCTCTGTGTGGGAGAGGAAATCCACAAGCTCATTCTTCACTTTTCATCCTTCTACTTCTCTTGGCAGAGGGcaatttccctctgctctgcagatccCCTGTGCTCTACAGCAGTGACACTTGGGTGTATCTCCTcacttgggggtgctgggaaTCGGGGaggaataattaaaaagaaattagcCAAAGAGCATACCCACCCTCAGTCCTGGGAGTGTTTCAGGGAAGGAGGATTCCTAGTTCTTGTATTCGATAGCAAACTGAGCAGAACTCAACTGATCACCCTGGCATGGCCCAATAACCATTGCTCTGACACATCCTCTTCCCTGCAGGCCTCCTCGCTGGCAGAATGGCTCAAGAAGGTCCTCACAGCTGTATATGTGCCTTCTGTTCAAGGTATGGGGGTCAGGGTCCCCTCTCATCTCAGATCCAGCTGGATTTGAGGCTCTCCCCCTCCCTTTGATGCCTTCATTCTGGGTTTCATCCCTGTGATGAGATTCCTACACCTGTTTTTGCAGATGCCCTCCGTGTGTCGGTCCCACTGCCCAACGTCCTCAACACCAACCTCAGGAATGCTGAAGTTGCCATCACTGATGTAAGGATTGAGTTTTCCCACTGTGCTGTGTCCTGGGAGTGGGAATGTGTccacccagggctgggacatGCAGATCTCCCACAGCCTCACACCACCCTGGCCAACCTCATTTCCCATGGGCTGCTCTCAGTTTCCCTCTGCTGGTTTTCCACAGGAAAACTTCACCTGGGACACCAGCAAAAAGCTGGTGAAAGTCTGAATGAGAAAACTGAGTTGTTTTTGTTCTACTTCTTCCAGGAGGATGAGTTTTCTGGCCAGAGCACTCTGGGAAGATCCTGCTCGGGGGGAACCTCGTTGCTGCTCCCTTTCTGAGGCAGCACATGCACCCCaagtcctgctctgctccactgtctccctcttcctttctctccagtgctgctctgtgctgtggctgtggcctgagcaggacaggcagcagcctCTGGCTTGGCTGGTGGATGTTTGGGGGTTCCTGTGGCCCCTTTTAACATCCACAGCCAGGAGGCAGAGCTCTTAGGCACATAGGCTGCTCTCGTATTGCTCTTTCAATAAAATTTCTCCCTGTCACAGTATTTTCCTCTCtggatatttatttatatgatTTTCTGGCTCCCCACAGCTGTTTACCTGCTCCATGCCCCTGTGCCACATGGCACACAGATGGGTGGGGAGGCTGTGCCTTCAGAGGACAAACTGGGACCTAGAGAGAGCATTTCTGGAGCTCAGCCTGTGGCACCAGGTGTGAAGCAGCCTCTCAGAGGGGCACTGGGTTGGGAGCACGTGGGTGCCCTGGAGCCCATCTCTCCTGCCTGACTGGTGGGGGGCAGAGGAGAGTTGGCAatgcagtgctggcacagctcttgCTGATCTCTCCCTCCCCTTTGGAGCcctttggagcagctcctgctggcagcaggtcCCACATGGAGCCTGCTGGTGCTGGTTGTGCAAGGCTCTGCACAGATAACGTGAGCACACACTCCATGGGGATTTATTTATTGTGTAAGACACACCAGGCTGTCAAAAAAAGCATATTTGATCTCACAATGGTATTAAGTGTTGAGGACACCAGAACAAAGGTGCCCTTATGGCCAGGAGTGGCTGTGGAggtgtcccagcacagggatttTTTGGAGGAAACAccatctgctgggaaggagctggcagctgcaggatggGTGGGACAAGCCTCAGGAATCACTTCTTGAGGTTCCTCAAGCAGTAAAGGAGACAAAAATCTCTTGGTACTATTCCAAAGCCTCCTCACGCACTTGCTGGAAACTTTAAAAATTCCCCCTGCTGTGGTAACCTGTGTGTGCCAGCACGTGGGCAGGTGCCAGCAGGGATTTCTGTGGAAGAAACAGATTTCCCAGCACTTTCCTTCAGGTGAGTGCAGCCTCAcgtgctgcagccacagagtcTCACacaccttttccttcccttttgcCCTGGGCTCTTGGGAACAGTGCTGCCTGATACTGGCTGTCCAGCAACCTGCTGCTCAATGCTTTTCCCTGGTTTACAAGTCATTATTTATAGTGGAATATATGAAACTCACAAATTGTGTTTTACACCTTCAATCCACTGGCCAGCTTTGGAAATTCAAGCACCTTtccacttttcctgcagcatccTCACTGTAGAAGGATCTGCTGTGTGGGTTAAAGCAGAGGTGCCCATGGACCAGCATAAGGTCTCACTTTAGGAGGACCTGAGCAAAGCCAGGCTTGAAATTCAGGATAAGGTCAGGTAAATAAAAGGAGTTCAAAAAGGGGTGCAAGGTACTGTGAGCTTTGTTTTACCCCCAAACCTTATGATATACTCCAGTGAGCCAAGAAAAAACATGGGAATAAATACAACAATAGTAGGAATGGAGTGAGTAATTCCAGTTTATATTTAGTGACTATATTTAGTGACTATCAGAAAATAGGTCATTATAGCAAAATGAAAACCCTTTTCTGAGAATCCATTCATTTAACATGAAAGTTTAAGGAGGTTTTGTGTAGTGCTATCCTTCTGAGGTTCTGGttatttttatcattaaaaGGTTAGAACCAGGCCATTTTAATAAGAAGGGTCAGTGTGAGTCACTGATACAATTTCAGCCTTAATTTGCACAACTCACCTGAGGGTGAGGTGGGCTTAGGTTGGGCTGTAAAGGAGTAAAGTGAAGGAGTAAAGTGAAGGAGTAAAGTAAAGGACTTTTGAGTGTTGGTGGGTCACCAGTGCCACTCTGGAAGTCAGGGACCACTGGGGGTCCTTTGGGATTGACCCCCTCATTCCAGCACCATGACCAGCCAGGAAAGGCAGGGATGGCACACGGAAGGGGAAGGGCACGATGCTTGTGGGCAAACCTCC contains:
- the LOC131090905 gene encoding BPI fold-containing family B member 3-like, producing the protein MCCSLPFSLLQPSRLRIVNNTLPKISLRSLPGFGHQVDFKTQLLVESSVPGQPLCQQVEVDATILVRDTWTPHQNALNCETVDITTHVRPRVPVLEEPLKRLLSNTLNDLGCNIINAKLKVLSSLLGSRNQVLPLGALGDLPSFSILSGDAIQVDLNDTLSALLEQGQGQGALNLSITSLAGSNSPLQGQVTQSSSLTVSALFPFIPQLRVRVRDEPVVAVRDGRATVTLRATIDVSSPALQTPQGLLFSVDVDIVLNITPSVSDGKLQTSLALDSINLTRFPQSLDAASASSLAEWLKKVLTAVYVPSVQDALRVSVPLPNVLNTNLRNAEVAITDENFTWDTSKKLVKV